The DNA region GCTGAACTAATGGACGGAAGATAATTAGCTACctgcaattaaaaaataaccatAAGTTAGTAAGTAAAATTACGGTAGTCAAAACATTTCAGATCTAGATATTAGTTGAATCCCCAAATTTTACTCttaatagttttattttcattaaatattaccAACAGTGTTATCTGATTTAATCAGATCTGTCACTTATGGTATTGGGTTCATTCGCCCTATCTACCTGTTCGCCTGAGCCCGTTCACCCATAGTCTCTGTGCTCTAATTATTGTTCGCCCTAGACCTTGTTCGCTCCACCTAAACCTCATTCATAAACCATATCATTttaagagaaaaatctttatttcatttacgGTACTCTGAactttttcaatgataaattttattttacttttaagcCACACCAATATCATTTCTTGTTCGTTGGACATCCAGTAAAAAAAAGGTACGAGTGGGCgagcaattaaataataaaattattattcattattgggctaattgcttgattttattgcCATACATTATAGATAACTCTCatgtttgtttttggtttttttttacggtttgcttgatgttttaaaacagttttaaaaaattgagacaTTAATTGGCCCACTTTGAAGGTGAGAAGCGGATCAGCACCTATTACATCTTTGAAGAATTTATATACCCATGCAAGCACAAcacaattaatcatttaatttctaaatgaGATATATACGTAGAGGGAACTGTATCAAACTGACCAAGGGCAAACGGAAACTAATTTGAACGGCATCTAGGGTGAACACATTTTACTGCAAACGAACATATTACATTTATCATTTGCAAGACACAAACCATTAATTAAACAATCACTTACTATGCTAAATCGCTTCATGCATGAGCatctacatttttaatttaggattgtcattattttgtagacatGTACAgagttgtctctaaaaattgaagtcaaaGGAAGAAAGCGTAGTGCGAGTTAGAGGGTTCGCTGCGAatttgtaagtcatgagtttgaatcctgctagggtttttaaaaattttcttttccacactttttaaaaacgtatttcttggatacataatGTAAAGTTCGAAAATTCGATACtagtgaaagtattttaattataatgtactttaatccacattaatatccaCAGAAGTCCCGCACCATCTTAATATTTACTCAGGAAGTTACTGAAACTATTGCACTAAAAGTCCAAAACAGATTAGGGTTAAAGGGAAATTATGGCAATGTAcgataaaatattgttgaattcgataaagtattttttttgatataatttattcattttaattagtCTTTGcttaaggtatccgatgtacaattgaccaaaaaatgatGCCTGTTAAGGTATATATTAAATGTACTCGTTTGATAGGTAAGGATATGTAGCTTCTAAAAATAGATGTTTTTCCCGCCAAATCACTAAGGGGAAGTAACTCTAGCTATGCAAATCACACATGGTAAAATACTACTTTTCTTTGAAgaaaacatgtgtaatcatttatactatttatcaaataaaaattgccaacatattctaataaaaattaagtttttaaataaattgattacctTTCCaaatagcttttttttttttatttttgcgaattttttgttttacaatgaCCATGACGACTCACACGATTtttacgcccccccccccccccccacgtcaGCCGTCGCATTTATGATCCAACGCATATTTCCGTTACCTAGTAATTTTCCTGTTTTCTATTCCTTTACGATTGAGAACTTGTAATTTTAGAATGGAAAATCTAAATTGTTCAGGTTTTTTTATTCAGCAAAATGCttgcacaaaaaatattgttactacTACAACGAAGTCGTGAATTGCGGGTCACATCAGGTGTGTAAAGCGTTACGaacaaagcgtgcgagaactgTGTGAAATGTTTATTAGAATTCATTTCAAACCTTTTACTCgtagaaaacaatatacattgtattatcttttactcaaaattgtactttttttcaacaaaaaaattaagtcagTTTTAAAATGGAGACTGACGATAAAGTCTGACTACGATGTTCCGTATCGCTACAATTGTGGAATGCACAATACATCAACATGCTTTACacagttataacaaaatatgaatcaaccaTAAATGACGCTGTGATGTTGTAGTAAGCAAGCATTTTTTACACGATAAGATTGTGTACAAATACCACACATAACATGCATCGGACATGTGTGTATCGGCtatctggctgaacctgtcGATCAAATTTCgagtatttgatttcattggatGGTGACGCGCctcttttatgtacatgtaaacagcaaaatgaaacgaattGACTTTAAAGCAATCGGAATCAGTATCTTATAGTATTATTTGAATGATATAAAATCCAGCGATTTTGAAAAAGAGCAAAAAAAAAGTACcgttcatgtacatatatgtaatatGAAATGCAAGGgaagaaaattgtttgaaatccCGATGAAAAATGAATCAATGATTAGAAATTCCATTATTTGACTCTTGTTAACTTGTTTTACGGAAAATAACAAGGATATGTTTTAAcacaataattacaataaaCGTGTACAAGCATTTGAACCACGAAATCCGTAtgcatggtacatgtacttattaaaaatagttagtAGCAAATACGCCGTTATACAAATGTTAGGTCCGAAATCcgtatgtataatgaaattaggtatagaaaaaattgaacaaattgaATAGGCCCGTACGATTACCAGACTACCCCAATTCAAGTTGTGCACAGTCACAATATCTACGAAATCAATGATTAAAACGACTTACTCAGTATTTTTCGACGAAATACGTGACTGGTGCACTGCAacttttactctatatattaggAGTTTTTCTTCACTTTATTGCAAGAGCGCcgcgggaaaaaaaaaagtcatataaCGGCAAATGACGTAAAGCTGCTACAACGTCACAATCACCGTAAGGgggaaaagttaaaataactcgtttcaaaattaagaaaaaaaatattgcttgactttatgcatcaattgtttattctttatcGTTTATTAGGTCAGATCAAAAATAGTgcaactttttgaaaatttatttcaagctcCGTAATCTACCGAGCTCATCCCGGAAAATCCCGAGCTCTCTGGCTCAATTGTACATCGGGTACCTTAATCAGAAGTGGCAAGAGGAAATTCGGGTTTCCTGGCTTACTGCATACGATTCTCCTATTATACTTACCCGACAATGCGTCCATGTTGATTCCTTAAAATTCAGTAAGATCGATAAAACGATACAAGTTAAAGCTCCTAATAAGGGTAAGAGGGCAACAACTGTCACTAAAAGGGAAAAATTTACATTGAAAAGTGCTTGTTGTCGACGCATGGTTGACggaagtaaataaaaaaatttaggtCTTTTAAACGTTTATAGATTCATCTGAAAACTCGTTCATTAACTCAAGCACCTTGTCGACATAGATCTCATAACATAACGGCCTTGACATTTCAACGTGTAAACATTTCTGAAATCATTTCAGACAAAGACAGAAAAGGCAAAATGATGCCTTTTCAGTCGATTGTCAGCTGTTTTCGGATCCAGTTTTCATAACGTATTATCCAGTTTTCAGAAGTTTAtgactttgttttatttcttaaccTGACcatagtttaaaaaatgtcaaaactaAGTCAACAAGACAGGAAAGACTTGGAGAAATTTActaaatttttgatttataaaagtcTACAAATAATTGTGCAATCAAGGCTAGGGGAGAAGATCCAAGCAAAGTCTAAACCATTTTCTTCAGGAGCAGATTGGGTAAATTTATATTgataatctttttaaattttatgtgtTGCATATGTTCATTGTGGGTTTTTAACACATTTAAGCTTTTGATATTAATGcctgaaaaaataaacaatcatTCTCTATATTTATTGCATTAAGTATGTGAAGTACAAGGCATacaaaattgatgttttgtttgCATCAATATGATTTTTGTATTCTAAACCACATGCATGCGTACAATATTAGATTTAACTAAAttgtaatgaatattttgtggtttaaaaTACAGGTAATATTTGCAATGAATATTGTATGTTTTAGTTTAACCTGGCCATAAAAGATATAGCTGAAGTGCATAATGAAACAAAGAAGGCTTTAGTCAGTCAGACAGCTCTATTAAGTCAAAATGTTTGTGTGGAAATTTCTCTCAAGACATCAGAAGGGGACTCCATGGTACTGGAAACCTGGTACATAGGATTGAACAAAGAGACTTGTGATGTAAATGCCAGGATCTCATACACAGTATACAATCGAATGGGTATTGCACTAAAGACATTGTTCAGTATTTCCAGAGTCACTCCAGCATACAAACTTTCCCGACAGCAAGGAGCTAATGCTGATGAGTATGTGATATGTTACCGGTTTTACCAAGGAGATCCCCAGTTTTTCATGCTAGGAGACAATTATCAGACTATAAAGGTTGGTTCTGTGCCAACACCTGTTGGGACCATCTACATCAATCTGGCATACAGAACAAAACTATTAATAACACCTCAAAAATCCTGCAAGGCAATTCCCATTGAAGTGAAGGATGATCATTTTAAGAAAGACAACAGTCCAAGACGACCAACTACTCCCAAACCATGCTCATTGGGCTTTAGAAGGTATTAAGATATTTTGTGTCAcgaacaaaaatatatgtattatatgcCTGGAAAAAAGTTACCTTTTACTTTGCTTTTCCAACCAAAATAGTACCTTAGTAAAATATTGAACTTAATACTTTCCCTTCTTTGTAACTTGGCTGGTTGGAGTAGTTGCCACATTGCTATCTGTTTTCATCCagttacaatgtaatttaaatcaaatctTTCACATTCAATTCTGTATCATAATATGTCCATCTGTGAAATCTAACAGCATCTTGTCAAAAATGAGGCACAAACTTCTACATATTATTATGAAGATAGTGCCACAATTTCTCATATCTTACATTTCTGGTGACTCAGACTAGTCTCCATTTCACCCCTTAAATATAGAATTGTGTGATATCAGCTGTTCTAAATGCAATTCTCTCATGAATAATGCACTCCAATGAGAGCACAATTTCCACCTAGCATCTATATCATAAATATATTCTAAGATACATGTTACATGCTCTTTACAATGAATTTGTGTGGTTCACCAAGGcctttttgaattttctttaaaaagaaacacacATCAGAATTCCCAGCCAAAGTAACTTTGAGATATTCCTGTACAATCTAATAAAATATCCACACAGGAACATACATGTTTGACAATTTGGCAGCATATACAATCTTATTTTTAGGCAGAGCTCTTAAATGGTATAATCAATTAGcattaattaagaaaaattaagaTTCTAGATAATTTTAGCCGGAAAACTTGTTTTTACTAACTATAGGTAAAAATTTCATGAACTTCAAATGGTTAAGATTAAGGGTATATTCCTAGGGAATTTATAAGCTTCAAGGTTGGATTCATCACAACAGTGTTAACTTTAGTGTTTTTATGCATGTGTTGCTATAAAATGTAACACTTGGTAGCAAGAAATTGATAAACAGACACACTTATTCATTTGATGCAGTCAGAAAGACAATTCTCAAGAATCGGTAATGTTGTACACCTACAAGTGTATAAAGTAAATGTATATCTATTGTTTATGCTATCATCATGATTATAAAAGTAATTGATAGGCAGGATGTATAGACAAGATCTGTTATCAGCCTTCAGTCAGACTTAAGATAATACTTAAAACCTCAGAGCACTTGTCTTTGCATCAAACCCGGAAACAGTGTCACAAAAAGGAAGTAGGATGCAGTGATAATACAAACAAAATGTCAAACACAATGTGTATGAATGCACATGTATTATTAGTTTTCAAAAttccaaaaagaagaaaaataaatttccttaattaattatattaatgaaactAATTATTATGTCTTCATAATTGTAGTTTTAGTTTTAAGATAACGATTTATAATTTTACACTATGCATGTACTTAGTGTTTTTTGTGTTGatgacaaatatatattaaatatcataagaCATGTATGATATATATCGATCATGCAAGTGGACTATTTCTAGCATATGATGACATAACTTCACGTGAGTTTTTGtaattgaattatcattatgGTTGATTGAATATACCAAGAATATCAATGCAGTGTCGGGGGAAAAAACAACAAGTTTACAATGTTACAGTAACTActtttttaccattttttattaagatacatatatttttattagacatatatatataagtgcATGTAACTGGCATGATAGTTAAACAGCTTTGTTTTGCTTTATTCCAGAAACAGTACATCGGAGGATTTGTTTGGGGATGGTGTTGATGGACAAGACCTGTGTTCCACCACCTTCGACAACAGTCCAGGGGAAGCCTTCCTCCATGGCATGACACAGCACGGACTGATGCCACCCAACATACAACAGAAGACAACCCTCAAAACAGACAACAGGGAGAATAATGAGGCTCCCAAAAAACAGGAAAAGTAGGGAATttgaaagtctttttttttaaaaccttttttaagTTGTATTGAATTGACGTCCATAAAATTGTctcttgttgaatttttttgcaGGTGTATgataatttaaagtttaattaattaaataattttaattttagtcCATTTCTGTCTTAACATGAATAATCTTGGGTTTTTAAATTCCATTCATAGTGTTGAAAAGCAGCTCAGTTTCACTTCCTACCAAAAAGTCGGGGCATTTGCTCAGAATAGGAATTCCAAGGAAATCAACAATACTGACTTAGAAGATGTACCATTCCTAAACTTGCTGCAAGCGGAGGGCAAATCTGAAGTTAAGATGACAGTGCCAAGAGAACTGCAAAATGATATGGAATCTAATGAACAAGTCTCCAGTAATAAGTCGGAGGAAGAAAAAAGTTTGGAACAGGCCCTATCACCCTCAGAAAGTATATCTAGTAACACATCTGCCCCAGATGACTTTGTTATGGTGGAATTGGTAGGTTTCAAATTTCTAACACAAAGTTATGTTTGTAGATGTGTTCTGAAAAAGTTGCATGGCATAAATGTATTGATAATGTGGTAGAAATGATTCAATGAATGTAATACATGTTCAACtgtaatatgaaatattattgaaatCTTGATTTTGCTGTGCAcctatttttaactttttactcACTTGAGTTGTCgttgttgttaacttttcacactTTCATCTTcatctccagaaccactgggcagatttcaaccaaactttgcacaaagcatcactTGGTGAAGGGgattaaaatttgttcaaatgaatggccacaccctttttaaaggggagagaatttagaattattgaaaatttgttggtatttttcaaaaatcttcttctaaaaaactattaggccagaaaagctgtaacttgtatggaagcatcctcatgtagtgttgattcaagtttgttaaaatcatggtccctgggggttgggcggggccacaatggggggatgaatttttacataagaagaatgtataaagaaaatctttaaaaatcttcttcttaaaaactattaggccaggaaagcttaaacttgtgtggaagcatcctcagatcgtgtagattcaagtttgtttaaatcatggttcCTGGGGGTAgtgtgggccacaatggggaaatggattttttacataagaatatatataggaaaatcttttaaaatcttcttctcacaaaCTATTAAGCAAGAAAAGCACAATTtgaagtggaagcatcctaagatagtgtagattcaagtttgttaaaatcatggtcgCTGGGGTTTGGGcgtgccacaatgggggatgcatttttacataggaatataaagagaaaatctttaaaaatattctaggTAAGTTTTTAGTTCAAAAagcagtaacttgtgtgaaagcatggGTTGTGCAGATTAAAATTTGATCAGACCATTATTCCCTAGAAAAAGTGGGGCCATAaaagggggtgggggagggggttatataggaatagagaaaaatcttcttacagctACAACAACACAAGGGGCTTAAATTGATATTTACCATAAAAGTAGTTGGATAGaaattggcagatttttaaaattttttgagcaagatctactgt from Crassostrea angulata isolate pt1a10 chromosome 7, ASM2561291v2, whole genome shotgun sequence includes:
- the LOC128191568 gene encoding autophagy-related protein 13-like translates to MSKLSQQDRKDLEKFTKFLIYKSLQIIVQSRLGEKIQAKSKPFSSGADWFNLAIKDIAEVHNETKKALVSQTALLSQNVCVEISLKTSEGDSMVLETWYIGLNKETCDVNARISYTVYNRMGIALKTLFSISRVTPAYKLSRQQGANADEYVICYRFYQGDPQFFMLGDNYQTIKVGSVPTPVGTIYINLAYRTKLLITPQKSCKAIPIEVKDDHFKKDNSPRRPTTPKPCSLGFRRNSTSEDLFGDGVDGQDLCSTTFDNSPGEAFLHGMTQHGLMPPNIQQKTTLKTDNRENNEAPKKQENVEKQLSFTSYQKVGAFAQNRNSKEINNTDLEDVPFLNLLQAEGKSEVKMTVPRELQNDMESNEQVSSNKSEEEKSLEQALSPSESISSNTSAPDDFVMVELKTPFAGADPNQDLGKFYRECQGAPQLTMCSGETNVTEALAEISSQIQMFESNIEGFDDFVTSITESVTVE